The DNA window TCTTTCCTGTGTTCAGTGgctaaaatttacatttagCATAGCTGCATAGGCATAGCAACCTTGCCAAGATGAATTAATGTGCACGAGGAATTCTGTGTTCTgtgttcagacttcagaattcacctgttgtttttttaagcaaTGGAAGAATGGATTAATGTGCATGCTTTTCCCAGCTCCTAAACGATGCAATTTTAGCAAACAACTTCCTATATATTAGTTTCTTTTGTACCCTTGAATAATTATCACAAATCATTCAACTGTTCACCCATTCAGCACAAAAGAACAATTATTTAAGAAGAATGTAAGGTTAACTTACATTGAAGTGACTTGTTGGTCTTGATTACAAATGATAGCATTAAAATAGCAGGGACTAACTTGATTATCATTCCAACCGTTCACAACACCGCGAGTGTCATTGAGCATCATCCTTATTTGATGTAGTATTACAACTGccgagggaaaaaaagatttGTCATACTTGCAAATTATGATATGCGCATTCAGTGGAAAAGAACTGGAATTGGTGACATCCTTCTGATTTACATCTATTCAAGTGTCTTATTTGCAATCTGGATTGCTCAACTGAGTTAGAGCATGCCAGAGTACTTGGCCGATCCAGGAACCTTGCTATATACTGCTGCAGAAGTGTATTTGTGCATCCTTCAAAGAAAATGCAGATGTACTACAGCAATTGAAGGGGTAATTGATATGATTTCTACTAGATTTGtagtaaggccttgtttagttccaaaaatttttgcatttacccgtcacatcgaatcttcGGAAAAATGTATAGAACATTAAGTacagttaaaaaaactaattgcatatttTGGAGGGAATTTGCGAAATGAactttttgagcctaattagtccatgattagccacaaCTGCTATAGTaactcacatgtgctaatggaggattaattaggttttaaattttcgtctcgtggttttctgACACCctctataattagtttttttaattaatcaccGAAATAGTCTTCCgcattcggtcaaacatctgatgtgacacccaacctaaaaattttcatgaaCTAAAAAAGCCCTAAGTACATGTGCTCTAGAATCTATTGTGCAGTTGgtagtcaaatatttgactgaTGACAAGGACAAGAAGGCATATCCCCAACACACACTTATTCTTAGCAGTTATAATGCAATATCCCCTGAAGTTCGTAGTCAAAATTCTCGGTTTGATTCAGTTGCCTCATCTAATCCCAGCATCATATGAACAACTGATTTGAAAAAGTACAGATCATAGTGTAAAGTACTTACCTTGGGAATCAGGTGTAGCAAAAGACTGTATACACCCCAGTAATAACAACCCAAAAGCAATTAGCTTCATTCTTTCTTGGCAGTATTATCAATCTGTTTGGTTTTCAGGGACAGAAGCACTGCTGAATGTATCTTCTTGCTTAATGGAAAACAGAAGCACTTTGGATCTTGAGGTCTGCGATAGATAGTTGCTTGATTGAAGAAGTTGCCTCACTGAAGAATAAAATGATGTGTATCACACTCACAAGGCCTGAAGAGCAAACTGGCAATAACAGATATAGAGGAAATCCGACAAAATTCTGCTAAATTGGAAAAATAAGGCTTTTAACCTGAACAGGCTAAGAATCACTCCAGCAGAAATTTCAGAGCGTCTGGGATTCTTTCTGAAATTATAAAGATATGCTCTTGTTTCAAACTCTTTTGATTTATTGTATGTGAAAAACAACATATGATCAGTGTCTCTTGACTGTATATGAGTCCTGGTGTGGTCACTGGACCTGATTGGATTTCTATAACTACATTTTATCATAGAAGTTGGCCCCAGTAAGATTCTCTGTAGAAATATGGTAGGTCCAAACGACCTTATATTGTCTAAAAGGTAGTCCTTAAATACCAAAAGTATGCTACAGCTGAAACAAAGGTTGTCCTAAAGAAAGAATGTGCTATTTTACATGTCACAACAAAAGACATGCAACCACtgctcttaatttttttacaactactgtttttttaaaaaagtttttggaaccATCATTGGAGAAGCTAGAAGCTCAAACAAAGCCTAATACTGTTCAGAATATAGAGGAATaaatggattaaaaaaaaagacaagacAAGACGCCATCTTTTCTTTGCAGCTACGTAGCAACTTCTCACAGTTCACAACCCCTGTTCTGAATACTTGCAAACAACTTCAATACGCGCAAAGTAAAACACTTCTCTGATTCTCTCTCAGTTTCCGAGAAATTTCAGCTCTGCAATCTGCAGCTTGGAGAAACAGAAGCTTCTGCAGTTCTGCAGAGTGTTTGAGCCAACAGCAAAGCTTCATCCATCCCTCCAATCCAATAGTGATGCCTCTTCTCCCCATGTAAACATGTAAACCTCCCCCAACCCAAAGCTCCACTTAACAACCATTAAACTCAATAAAAGAAAGAGACTGGAATCACCAGATGACACAGGAAGATGAATGAAGCAAACGGatggagaagaggaagaaggaagCCGAACAGATTCACAAGTCAACCATATCAGATGTGAACAATTTTATTacccttgagaaggtaccaagatatatcactattttttatgtaaaatttagtttctCTTAGTatcaagataccaaattttacataaaaaataaaaaatagtgatagTATCTCCttaagatgataaatttgCTCATGAGATGTATAGTGGCAAAAGAACTTACcaagaagagggagagagaaggatgTACAGGTCCTTGCTTCTAGCTTCCTAAAACTTGTTCCTTTCGTATGAGAGATTGGAGGAAAGATGACCTGAGGTCTCAGCTCCGCAGTCAAGAGACTCAGAACTGAGCTCAGGCCTCAGAGACAAGCCATGGAGTAGAGTTGCTGACTGAAAACTTGACTGAGAAGTATTTATCAGAGCTCATCCTGGAGGAGACAATGGAGACATGTAGAGAGCAGGTAGCAGCCATTTCATTGGATGTTGCAATGGACGGCTCAGATTAGATAGCCATACAGATTCTCCCTGAAGAACAGATCTCAGCCGTCCACAAGTGGGGAATTTTGCAGAACTGTCTGCAAATACCTTGATACCTTTGGGAGCACCGAAAGATTGTATTTACTACTTGATCAGCCGACTAATAACAGAACATCTACATCTCCTAATAACCGAAAGATTGTATTTTCTGCATAAGATATTGTTCTGAGTATTTGGTGTGGGCATAGGGAGTGTTGAACTTGAGTCACAGAAATTTGTGCCTTAAATATTGTTAAGGAGACTCTGCTTCCATACTCCATTGACTTGTAAGTGGTAAGCAGGATAATTGCCCAAACTACCCTGCattttgttcatatttttcagCAATACCCTCAGTCAAGTGCCactcaatttatttattttaagaaaaagggTCCCACTTGATGTATGATATTGCACTTTGAAACAAATCTACGTGGATTCAACCATGCaagaataaaacataaaaataaaaagaagtcCTATACAATGGGTTATACGATGATCTGGACTCTAATTCCTTAAAACATACTACacctgtcccaaaataaaatcatttttcagttttttgatataatgattttttgtcttatttgaattttttttgcgattaatatttttattcttactagatgataaaacatgaatagtactttatacgtaactaatttttttaagttttttataaatttttcaaataagacgaatggtcaaacgttggatatagaaaaaaatgaagttattatggaacCGAGGTAGTAAGTGAGATATGTGTTTCGAGTATTAGGGTTGATGTTGATCGATGAACCATGCATTTCCATAGGATATTAGGATCCAAAACGACAATCTGTGGTAGACAAATTACTGGTCAACAGTATACTCTGCCCTGTGCCTTATAAATCTGCCAAGATGTACCTACCGTTCATGACTAGGACACCACACGGTCATCCTGTACAGTCCTgagatcatttatttttttattattgctATTTGATTACTAATCCACTGCTCCCTCTActcttttatttaatattgttaacttttaatctacgtttgaccatttatcttatcaaaaaatttatataattattaattattttgatttattactaaaggaactttaaaaataacttataattttacatatttccaaaaaataaataagatgaacagtcaaatgtagataaaaaattaacgacgTCAAGTAATAAAAACCGGATGGAGTATTATAGCTGCaggttgctatatttttatatgtttactGTACCATGCTGACAGAAAGTTACcaaagtaaattaaaataattctaGATTCATTGTTctacttatataaatttgcGCCCAACACTGACAAGTAACAACTTATATTCCCCTGCCACAAATTGATaataaactaaacaaaagTTAGGTACTTTACTTAGTGGCATCTTTTTGTTCTTATGGTGGCAACTTGCAAGGTTCCATGCTGTTATTCCGTGCAACTAACACTTGTTTCTacctataagctaaaatttaaattttagtcttaaatttgaagttgattttagagttttttattttaatttattttccaatcttaatttttagatcgccaATAACATGCGTATATaagttttgtttcaaattattttctatttataaatatgtcgtttggtttttttaaaaaacaaacaatcacccttaaATCAAAAGGAATCTCTTGACTGTTGACTTTTCTCCGGTATACAGAGTTTCATAGCTCCGATTGTGACAGACACAGAATATGTGATGGAGATGGATGCCTGTTATGCTGTTGGGGAGTGAAGATTGCCAGAGATGATTAAGCATCAAAGATAGGATTACCCACTGCAACATTGGGAACTTCCCTATCTTCGTAAAACGGTGGCCTTTACTTCCTCagcgatgttttttttttcatagtacTTAGGGCTGGTTAGTTCGCGAAAACTTTTAGATTGGatatcatatcggatgtttgaccgaatgtcgaaagattattttgatgactaattaaaaaactaattacatagcgTGTCAGAAAAcaacgagacaaattttttaagcttagTAATtgatctgtcattagcacatatgagtTCCTGCAACAGTTagggttaatcatggactataGGCTCAAAAGGTTTGTCTCGTAAATGTCTTCTaaattatacaattaattattttttaactatatgtAATATTGTATACATGTGTCCAGAGATTCAATGTGACGAGGGaacgtgaaaatttttgaaaactacACAGGGACATATTCTTCATGTTGATAAGGAAAGGCCACCGTTCTACTCCAGAAATAATAGCGAAAGAGGGACTCCCTCATCCCATTTTGGCGGATGAAGAACTTGTTGTTTTCTGTAAGTGCTGACAGAAATAAAATCCAATTCTCACCATGGGAATTTCACAAGCGCAGGATGCATGGATTGGCATCCAGTTGTGCCTGTCAATAATATTCTTTTTGAAGACACCTGTCAATATATTCATCTAGGGTTCTAGATAGCCACAACGTAGGAGCTCCAGAATGCCATTGACTCTAGAAGAAAATAAGGTAtggatgattgtttgtttttttaatgaaaaagccaaacaatatatttgcaaataaaaaataatttatgaataatatagcgatctaaaagcaatgctagaaaataaactttggtgaaaaaaccataaaattaactctaaatttaaagttaaaaatttaattttttgcttttaagcataagtagaaggaaaaaaaaacagggtgCATGTAAATTAGCTTCTACATATTGACACACATGTATATAGGAACCTGGTATGCAGTCTTTCTTTAGACATCAGATAGTTTTATCCTTTTAGCATAAGGAAAACTAGAAAAGAAATACCTATAGCACCTCCCATTCGACTTGGCTAAAGCTTCCTAATCCCTATGAACAGATCATAACCAGACCTAACAGTAAAAATGgtcaactatttttttaacaaacaaAAAGGCACCATCTTCTGAATGAAGCTCAAATGTGTGTTGTACACCTCAAATATCCAAGCTTAGCCACCTGATCAATTTAATTCCTGATCAATTCTCCttttcttgtcaatttttcCTCATAGTGATTggggagaaaaaaatgctGCCTTTCTATGAGAACAAGAGTGTTCACAGAAAATCCACATCCCCATTGAAAtctgtttttccttttccctttttgcCATCGAAATCTACAACCacaagattaattagcatcTAGTTGTGCCTGTCAATATATTCTTTGTGAAGATTACCTGTGGATATATTCATCTAGAGTTCTAGACAGCCACAAGGTTGAAGCTACCCAAATGTAGTTGAGTACAGAAGAAACTAAGGTATCATGTAAAGTTATCTTGTACATATAGGAACCCGAGATGTAGACCCTGCTTAGATAGATAGTTTTAGCCTTTTACAAAAGCTAGACAAGAAACAACTCCTATTTAACTTGAACTAAATCTTCCTGTGTACAGCtaaataagagaaaatattttaaaaagagaaaaaaacatgacaataaaaatcaAGCCTAATggcaaggtttttttttaaggtacaCTTGAATGACCGTGAGCTGTCCATTTCTTTCGATCCAATAGATATGATTTTATTCTACGCCGGTAGTGTGCCCATGTAAAGTAGAAATTCTATAAgggtaaaatttaaactaaattatataactttggaataaatttatatgtcatatatcatgttaaaatagataaattgataaaaatatattaccaaagtttccaataaaatatttaatatactgataaaaatacataattaaatctaaattttactacaaTACTATCACTACTAGTAAAATGTACCATAACAGTGCCCAATGGAAAAAGGTGAGCTATTTTTTCAACAgagaattaaaaattaacaagattaaaaataaagggtAAAATCTTCTCAATGAAGCTCAAATTATGTGTCACATACCTCAAATAAAGATTCAAGCTTAGCCACCTGATCACCACCCGAACTAAAAAATGACCAGCAAGATCTGTAGAAAAGTCTTGTAAATACAGTGAGTGTTAACCGTATATATTCTCTTCCCATTTAACTAATGATGCATTGCATTATTCCAAATTCATCCTCATCCATCTCCCCTCtccaacaagaaaaaaaatccaggtGTATGTGCTTCaggtgtaaaaaaaatccatcctCATCCTCATCCATCTCCCCTCTCCCATCTCCTCATCCAGGTGTATGTGCTTCACTGCTTTGTTCTGCCCTAAAAATAGTCTGGATTCCATATTTCCATGGCTTTTGCCTTTTGGTCTCTTCCCAGAATTCTAGGGCAAGAAAAGAGAATGCCCTAATGAAGAGACAAGATCCCATAGGGCTAGAGACTGAAGGACAGTTCTATGGGACATGGAGAAATGCCCATGAGCAGCGTACATATGTAGCTGGATCACCTTCAAGTGTTCATACATAAAGAGTGATAGCTTTTGAAGTCCTAATTTGACCCTTCCAAAGTAGATATCACAATGGAGCATATAAtacctaattttttaaatatatgacgcTATTGACTTTACACatgatgtttgaccatttcttattcaaatatttaatgcaaaaatgcaaaaataaatttcatgcttaataatataaaaaacgaTCAAACATCCAAACATCAACAACAtaattcatttaaaaatacatgaagTATAATTGAAAACTAGAGGACCAGAATGTAAATTATAGGGttcattgtttgtttttttaataaaaaaacaaacaacatatttgcaaacgaaagataatttgtgaataaaaagtttataagcGTGTTCGTAGggataaaaaacaaaggctgaacaacaaaatacgatgaaaaacctcaaaataaattccaaatttaaatttaaaatttaaaatttgaattatgagtataagcaaaagtgaaaagatgagctATGTTTTCTCGGATTAGAAGTGGTGTACCGACACATTTTCTTCAATGAAGTCCACTCACTCGCAATAGATGGCAGTGGTCAGTGGATAAGATTATAAGCAGACAACTAGAAAAGTCTCCACCTTtcataaacaaaaaagagGGATTCTTAGCCCAAAAAAATTACGAATGATTGTCCTCCTCCCATTACTAAACACATAGACTGCTTTTCGAATTTCATATGTTAGGTTGTTGGTTTCCAACATAGCTAGATCAGCATGCAATATTACTACCTTCagctttttcttccaaaattcGGAATACATAGGTTTAGCTGTACTCATACACACAATTCACACCAAATGTATTCATACTATTgctctctccatatttttctatacgacgtttgaccatttgtcttatgtaaaaattatattcaaatatataaaattataagtcatacttaaagttcctataataataaattgaattatagcaaaataattaataattatataatatttttaaataagacgattgataaaacataaacataaaagtcaataacgttgtataaaaaacatagataGAGTACTACGCAAGCTTATAATTTTGTGGATTGGTCGGAACACGTTGGTCCCACCACTAGTGCACTTGTAATTTCCTTAATTTCAGTATCACACTAGCATAGGTGATCAATTTTCTGATTGAGTGTACTCAATTACTCATTGCtgtcaagggaaaaaaatgcattggATTAAAGTGAAAGACGGGGCAATTATTGGTCAAGCAACAGTAGTCAAGCAGAACAGTTTCATACATCCAGACAGGATGCTGCGTATGTCTCTGTCTCCGGCACCTTTCATGGctcgaaaaattcaaatttggggTCCATACCGATGCATGAAAACAAGGACGAAATCTGGAAAAAATTTGCAGAAGCTTCCAAATCTCGTGGAAttttcttggcttgggtaacaATCTGACGGTGATGTTGTTTTTGTTCACTTAGCATCCTCTTCTCTGCTTGAGAACTTAACTCCCTGAATGCCTTCTAGATTCTGTCAATTTCATGTCTTCCTCTTTCTCTGCCCTCTTCTGatctttcttttccctctgATTGTGGTTGATACTGCTAGAGAATTAGAGATCATCATGCAGCATCATCCATTCGTCCAGTGGAACAGGTTAGATATGCTGGTTATTCTTGTAGACTGCAAAGAATTAGCTGAACTTTTAtgcttctctttctcttttccccTCTGAAaacgttttctttttcatgcgCTGGATGCTTTAGAACATCATGCACAGATCATCATGCAACGTCATTTATAGGTCGATCTTTGGGCACTGTTGGAAATATTGGGGTGGTTGGTTggttttttctagaaaaagcCGAGccgcatatttgtaaacgaaaaataatttatgaataaatctttatatacgtattcttagcgatctaaaagctaaagttgaaaataagcttcagtgaaaaaactctaaatcaactttatatttaagtttgaaaatttaaaatttagcttataataataaatagaaGCGTAAAAACGAGGGGATTATCATGATTGAGATGTAACAACGGGAATGGGCAATCGCGAGTTCCTGTCTGTCACGCACAACCCGGACTGAACTGACATCAGAAACAAGGCAAGCGCATTTTCAGGCTTGAATCAAGCAATGCCAAAAGGTTGAAAACCTGCAGAAATCTGCAATCAGCAAAGATGCCTACGTAAGATGAAGCTGGAAGAAACAATGATTTCAGCCAGTTGGAGCTTGGAACTGACTGAACCAACGTCAACACACCTGCCCCAACAACAACAAGACTGAAAACAAATCGCCAGTTGAGGCCTTATCCCTGTAATTCAACAGTTAAAAAATTGTCCCAGAAAGCATTATATAGACAGAGAAAAACTATCACCAAGTTCATCTTTTGGTCATCCCAAGCTCTGTACCATCCCTTTTTTTATGAGAAGGAAAGCTCTGTACGACTGTACCATCAAAAAAAAGGAGTGGAACGAGGAGCAGAAAAGCAAAACTCAGTAATAGGTTCAATGGAATTGCTAAGCTAGACGATTAACTGAGTTATGCAATTTGAATGTATGCGGATGAATTGAGAAATAATCAAGAGAAATCACTAGACGGATACATCAGAGATAACACAAATGCCTCCTCTCTACTGGTTTTTCGTGTTCATTGCTTCTTCATGCATGCTGAAATAAATATAACGTGGTCGATCGATTCGATCGTCAGTGGTCTCCGGCTTGTCGTCGCCGACCGCCATCACCGTCTTTGATCTCGATCCTAAATGATTTGAATgattcaccaaagtttattttgcagCAAATCGTtaaaagtacatatataaaacttttatttctaaattattttttatttataaatatgttgttcgatattttacattaaaaaaccaaacaaaatcacCATGACAGTGCCAATGGCACAAACACCATCACAGTGTCAGATAGTAATGTATAAatctgaacatatatatttagatgaaTATAGTTATATAGATATAGACTATGGAAAAGAgagtattaaaataaaatctatggcaaaaataaaataaaataacaattatagatcataaaataaatttgatttcCAATCTAGAACTGGGCGAATCCCTGGGCGTCGTACTGTGCTCGCACCAACTCGATCCACCTCTCGATCACGTCGTCGGCTTTCTCGAACCAGTCGCCGGCCTCGAACCCCTCGTCCATCAGCTCCCTCCACTCTTCGGCGATCTCCTCCGGCGAGGCCTCGAGGAAGCCGGCCGGATGCATGAACTGGTagccggaggcggcgtcggcgaatTGCTCTCGTCGGAGAGCGAGCAGCCAGTCCACCACGTCCAGCGGCACCCGGGTCATCCTCTCCACCAACGGAGCCTCCTCGACCCCGCCATCATCGGCCACCGCGTTGGCGTCTGCCTCCTCCGCCATgccttcggcggcggcggtgatgctCGCCGGCCGATCCgatcgccgcctcgcctcgcctcgccgatTTGGAAGACGGGTTTAGTTGTGGAGGCGGAGGGCGAACCACGAAATCCATTGCTTTAAATTGGTGGATGTGCATATCTCGTTGGGGGCTCTTGGGCCGATTCTCTCTCGCGGCACCGACCAGTACTGGGCCAACTTTAGTAAGCCCATCACAGAAGGCTTCACCTAGACTTGGAAAAAGTCCATCAGATGTCCCTGAACTTGGAGCCGAGTCTGTTTTTCGTCCTTTGACCGGAATACCAGAAATGTATATCCATAAACTCATAATCCATTCAAAAAATGTCTCTTGGTACTATTGACACATTTCTTGACCGGTTTGCTAACGTGGTGTCCAGTGAGTCCCACATGtaagattattttaatttttttccctctgcttctctcccttcctctcccatcatgtagttacagattctggaaaatgaactaagaatctagaAGCTGGATTTAGAAGCTTTTCCAAATTcttagaagctggctaccaagcagctgcttctcagaatctaaatcTCTCTCCAACAAACCCTTCATCATGCAAGATGATCCATTGGGATAGTCTAACATGCTGGTTATTCCAAGCTAGAAGACCGGAAAAGGTTATGATAATATATCacataaaatcaaacaaacatTTTTAGACCCTCTAGAGGATATCCCCTCTAGTTCAACGCTAATTTTGTTTGTCGTCTACGGTCTCGATGTCTCGATCGTGTATTTCCACAGGGGCAGTCAAGCTAACAATCATTTATGGtctatagtctgctattatgcCTGCTCTACCTACGAGAGTCTATAGTGTTCTTGGTCTCTAAGAGTATCCCTAATAACTCATTCATCAcatcctccatcctagaaatagaggatgaagagtaaaagttgagctccagcagaacatctatcacattatctatttttggatgtcatccatattagaagagagaaattctatatttagatgttctctcttcaatcctccaaatagatatagagaatgccatatatagatgatctgctggagtacaaagggatataaaggatgaaagtattttagatgatcatccaaatgaagatatggatgaccaaatttagattagcTGTTAGGAATGCTCTAAGCAATCTCCCCCTTTTTTCCCTACCTCTTCGCTTGCCTTACCAAACTACAAgagctctcttctctcttagcCCGTCtggttttcaatttttttctcaaaaatataatatcgaatttttggacacttaaatgaagcattaaacgtagatagaaactaattgcacagttagaGAGAAAATcatgaaacgaatcttttgagcctaattagtacatgattagccatgaGTGCTACGGTACCTGCATGTGCTTATTACGGATTAGTTAagatcaaaagatttgtctcgtcgTTTCCAAATAAgcgaaatttgttttttttcgtatccgaaaaccccttccgacgtcCGGTCAAATATCCAACGTGACactacaaaattttcttttcatgaacTAATCGGGGCCAAGCTCCTAGATTTCTGTACTGTTGTACATCGGCTTGTTCCTTGTACAGAAGGAAATTTTCTCGTCCGAATTTCGGAAGCAATTTGATTCGTCAGAGGAACGAGAGAGTTACAATGAGCGAACCGGGAGCGTACAGTGCATGGCGTGATGGGATGGGCTGGGCCGGGCCGAATCTCTATATGGGCCCTTCTGCAGGCTTATCCGGCGAATGCTGTCTCTTGGGCCGAGTGAGTATTATGGGCCGATCCCCCCTTGTTGGGCTTTCTTTAGGACCATATGGGAGGCCCATGACGGGATGACGGCCTACGTGCCGAGGATATGGGCCGAATCTGTCCCTGGGCTTTACGGGCCTATGGGCCGGGGAATCCATATTAGGCCCAGTGTGTAAAGTGGGCTGCACTATTGGGCCTCCCAGCGGCGGTTGTAGGGCCCATAACGGGATTGCGTTCGGGCTGAATTGGTTGATAAGCTTATATGGGCCTGATTGTAGAATGCGGCCCATGCTTATGCTGGGCTGAATCCGCCGGTGCTGTTAAATAAGCCCAATAACCAATTGCGATTCGTTGAGTGATGCAGCGAGAGCGAGTGGTCAACTGGTCATGACTCAATACCACCGATTGTTTGCTAATTGCAATGAGCTTCAGAT is part of the Oryza brachyantha chromosome 11, ObraRS2, whole genome shotgun sequence genome and encodes:
- the LOC107305270 gene encoding uncharacterized protein LOC107305270 isoform X1; amino-acid sequence: MAEEADANAVADDGGVEEAPLVERMTRVPLDVVDWLLALRREQFADAASGYQFMHPAGFLEASPEEIAEEWRELMDEGFEAGDWFEKADDVIERWIELVRAQIEIKDGDGGRRRQAGDH
- the LOC107305270 gene encoding uncharacterized protein LOC107305270 isoform X2; protein product: MAEEADANAVADDGGVEEAPLVERMTRVPLDVVDWLLALRREQFADAASGYQFMHPAGFLEASPEEIAEEWRELMDEGFEAGDWFEKADDVIERWIELDRDQRR